CTATAGACATCTTATTTTTAAAACCTGATAGATGAGTATTATCTGTTGCAACAAGAAACATTTGATCTGTCTGAAAAATTTGCTGAAGTTTTATATCTGGTTTGTCAAAACTCATTTGTATTCCTTCTTCATTTTGTCCAAGAAGAATCCTTTCCCACTTTCTTAATTCATTATCTACTTCAACAATAATTCCTGATGGTGTTGTTATGTGAAATACTCTATTTTCATTTGTTTTTCTTAAAAATAGTAATTTTGATTTTTCATCTGTATTACATTCAATTGCTTCCATTATTCTATTATGACGTACTGCTGATAGAATCTGTTTTTCAAATAACAAGATAGTTTCATCATTATCCCCATAATCCAGTCTATGATTTCCATATGGAACTAAAGGGAAACATGAATTCTCGTCTTCAGGGATAGGATAACCAAATTCTTCTGCAAAAAGAATATGACCTCTATCATTATTGTCCTTATGTCCATAAAATGAAGCTTTTTCAGGTTGTGATATATAATATGAATTACAATTATCTTCTATTGCTTTTTTTATTGTGACCCAAGATGTATCATATTCATCAGTCAGTAAAGGAGTATTGGTTATGGGCGGTGCTACTGGAGATGCTTCATTAAATGGAAAATCTGGAGCAAAGGCTGGCATATGTGAATAGAAACTAAGTAGATTACCTATATTCTCATCTATCGTTGGTTGAAAAGTCAATACTTCTGTTCCTGATAAACCACAAAGAAGTTTATGTCCTTTTGTCTCTTCATTTTTTTTGGTACCTATTGCAAAATCACCATGAGGCATCAAATATCTATTCAGCCTTTCCCTGGGATTAATACCAAAAACCATTTTGGCCTCTCTAATGGAATTATTATTGACATTCATTCCATCTTTTGACATTGGTATGAGATTAAGAAAATGTCCATAATTGGTAACAAATGTTGTAGGTAAAACTGTTTTTATTATTTCCCCTTTAAGATTTTTATCTTGTCCTGCAAAAGCAAAATAAGTGCGATCTGGATTTAATAAATCTGTTACATCGGTACATGCATTGAAATAAACTCTATTATTTGATGTTTCAAGATTTAGTTTTATAATTGGATAAGTACGAGTTAATATTTCATTATCGTCAATTGTAAAATAATATATACCGAAATTCATAATATCAAAATCTTTTCCTTGGGATATATGTATTTTGTATTTAAAACATCCCATTTCATCTGAGTCAAATGATAGAGTAACTTTTTGTGGTTCTACCTGACAAGTCGATATTCCGCTAATAGTATTTAACTCTATTCTCCCATTAAAAATAATTTCTCTTTTACTATCATCATAACAAATGTCCGACTGTCCTATATACAATTTCAAGTCGTTTGATAGATCAGCTGTAAGAGATTGTACCATTTTATAGGATTTATTGAATTCCATGAATCCAAATCCTTGTAGTTCTATTTTTTTTAGATCATCTTCATAATTCATCCACAAAAAAGCTCTATTTGTAGGTATTTGTTTATTTATGTAATCTCGAATATTAGTTATTAGTAATTCTACGGTTTTGTCATTGAGGATGGTTTCCTCTAATAATGAAAAAATAAAGATACCTTTTTCTTGGTAAAAAGATTGTTCTAATGTCAAGCTATCAGCTCTAAATGTATTCGTTTCTGGAAGTAAGTAAAGAACTCTTCTTCCATGTATTATCTGACCAATATATAGAAGTGTTTTTTCAAATCTTTTGAAATAGGGCAATATCTCAAAACCTCCTTTTTTACTATAATTGTATACAGACGTTTAAAAAATAATCAAACGTCTGTATCAATAATTTTTTAATAAGGTGAAGTTGTAAATGTTACAAATGCAGTTAGATCACTATCTTGAGGTCCACAAGCATATCCAAGGGTATATGTTGTATCAACAGTAAGACTCAAATTATTCATTAACTGTGTATCACTTGAAACATTTGATTCAACCATGATTTTTTTTATTCTATTACTGCCATCATATGTAACTTTAGCACCTTCCCATAAACCTATCCAATTATTATTGGCTTTAGGATTGTTACCGATAGGTGTTGTGAATTTCGCTATAAGAGAATTATCTCCTAGTGCTGGCTCAACTAACTCTATTGTTGTAAAAGATGGTACTCCTTCGGCGCTACCTGGATTGAATTGTAATGTGGCACAAAAAGATGAACCGGAAGCACTTGTTGAATAGGCTACTATGTATGGTTTTTTCTCAACATTAAACTTAAAAACCTGATCACCAGTTTGTGAGTTTTCTTTGATTGTATCATATTGTAATGGGCTTTGTCCTTGTCCCCATGGTAATCCTGTATTTTGCCAAACATAAAGTGCATTTCCATTGCTTGCCGCCTGATTATCAGGTAGTGTTTCCCATTTAATTGACATTAGATTTTTGGAGATGATAGTCCCTTGAATCTTATTAGAATGGGGTATTTGGTTAATAGCTTTTAATTGAATCTGGTTTTTACTTGCATAAAATGAATTAGACATAACAATATTCCTCCTAAAGTGAATTTTTATAAACAAACAAACTATATCGTATTACTGTTATAAGTTCAATTCTAAATTGTCAATAATTTGTTTATAGTTTAATATTACATTATTTATAAATATTTGTAAATTTATTTTGATTTATTTATGTTATTTTTAATATAAGTCCATATTAATACAACATTTGACAATATAGAAATAATTGCGACATTTTTTTGCATTATTGTAACTCTATAGAATCTATAATTTAATTAGAATTAAATTTGTACTGACAACATCTAGTCTTCAATACCCTCATGTGCGATACATTCTTTTCCTTTAACCGTTATATAATACATATTCTTATTTTTTATTGATTTATATTTTATTAATCCTTTATTTATAAGTTTTTCAATGTTTGATTTTATTCTCTCATTGTTTTCTTGTAACTCTTTTACAATTCCATTTATAGTTCTATATACATATTTACTGTTTTCAAGACTCTTTAATATACTTATTTCAAGATTATCTAATGAATCATATGTGCCTTTCATATTTTTTCTAGTATCATTATCAGGCTCTAGCGAACTTTGAATTATCGGTTTTACATCTTCCTCAATTTTATTTACTTTATCTCCCAGTTCTTTCAATATTTTTTCAGATATTGAGTTTATGAATGATTTTGATGATATAGATGCTATTAAACAGAAACCAATAAATACTAATAGCATATAATCATTAGTTTCAGCTTGTTTGATAATATCACTTGATATCATATTCAAAAATAATGGAACTAATAGTGATGCCCCCATACCAACAAATATACACTTAAGCAATTCTACATCAAATATTGATACATACTTTTTTTCTGTTTTCATACCATTCAATAAATAATTGATGATACCTCCAAATATTCCTACTAGTAGTATTATGATAATAATTTTAAAGAAATAACTCATTATACTCCTCCTTATAAGATCAAATTTATATATTGTCTATAATTTTATCATACTTCCCGACACTATCCAAAATAATGAAATAAATTAATTTATATTATTAATTAAAAGACACTCTCCTTAGTTAGAAGATACTAATCCTAAATCTATATCAGTTACACCTTTTTGGTCGATTACCATTTTTTTATACCTTTTGAATCCCCTATAAGTTTCAATTGTTTTATCGTTAAGTGATATCTTCCATATTTTATTAAAATCTCTTCTGACACATAGAAATATGTCCATTGAATCTTGTTTAATTACTATTGAACATTGTGTTGTGATTTCACCTTCTGATAGTTGAGTTTTTTCTAGGACTTCAAATGCTAGGTCATAATCGAATTTGTCTTGTATGTTATTAAGCATTTTTGTAGCAGTAATATATCTATCAATTCCAAATCCATTAATACTATTAATATCCTTATTAATCAATTCGCTATTAGAAAAATTAGTCATAACAGTATTTTTTTTATCTGAAATCAAGTACGTATTTCCACTTTTACTTGGTTCAATAATAACTGTTTGACCAAATTCATCTGCATATAACTGATGTCCTTTTAACTGTCTTGAATAGTTCAATCGCTTTTGTCCAATTACATTATCCATAATATATTCAATATCACTTGCATTTTCCATAGCTTTTTTATATACAAGATATGGTTCTATCAAATCATCATTACCTTCTACAAATGTTTCAATATCAGAAATCATTACTTGAGCAGCTCCAAAAATACCATTACTGTTAAATCCTGCTGTAGGCACATATTCACCCTCTATTTGGAACATTATTTGAAATATATTGATATTATTCTGGTTAACAATATTGAATTTCAGTTTTACATCATTATAATCAAAATTCATTCCGTATATTGGAGCATTATTGTAACAAGCAAAACTTGTACACATACTTAATCACCCTTCTAATTTTTTTAACTCTTCTATTATTTTATTTGATAATTCATCAATTGTTTTAGTTCCATCAAGTATTATGTCACTATCATTTTTGACTTTTTCATATATCTTAATATTAGCTGATCTAAAACCCTTTAAGTACATAGTAAGATTACTTTTTATGATATCTATTTTATCGTCAGGTTTTTTATTTTTTAAGTCTACATCTATATTCCTTAAGATTTTCCTTGATAATGCAATATCCAACGGAACATCAACAAAAAATACTTTATCAATAGATTTGCTTACTCTGTAGTGGGATCTTCCGAAATTCCAATCTATAATAATGAATTTTGCAGTATTAATCTTTCTATGTTTTGAATAAATAATATCTTTATCATCTATCAATTCATCTAAATCATTGAAAAAGCAATTACTCTCAAGCTTATCCATGCTTATTTCTTTACTATTTCCCGTAAACATTTCTTTTGGATAAGATGTTTGTTCCTGATAATCATCAAACATTATGAATGTAGAATCATTAAAAGATTTTGCAATCTTCTTTGTTATTGTACTTTTCCCAGAACCAGAAAAACCACTTATTGCAATTACATATTTTTTTCTATCCATTTTCATATGCCCCCTATTATATTAACTTCTACAGAATAATTAAATATTCAAATAAGCATAAATCCACTTTATATTATAACATAATTCCCGATGTTAGCTACAAAACAAATTTTCTCCTCCTCATTATAGCAAATACCTAAAATTGTTATATAATTTTCAATCATTGCTATGCTATATATAAAATTCCATATATTAACAACTCATTATTAGCAAAGCTTGATGTAGCATTAATTCTTATAGAAGTAAACCTTTCCTACTTAATTAAAAAGAAATAGACATTAAGCCTATTTCCTTTTTGAAAGCACTTTATATTAGCATAATTAATTACCCTTTATAACTCTTAATTTCCCTTAGCTTAAAAATCACCCTTTATGTCAATCATATTCATGATTTAACTATGTCTACTTATATTATTTATTATATCACTACATATTCTATATTAAGCATACAAGCAACTTTCTTAAACAACTCTGCATTATGTCCTACTGACATGGCAAGATGATGTGTAGGTGCCTCATTGAACCATTTGTCCATGTAACTGTCAGGATCGACACTGAATTTTATATGTGTTTGTGTATTCCCTATAGTCAATATAGGCTTTTTGATAGCTTCTCCCTCACTAATAATGAATTTTAGTGAACCTTCCTTTGTTTGAGTAGTACCAAGCATTGTAACAGGTCCCCTAATCACATTAGCTTCTACTGAAACTCCTTGTCCTCTTTTACCATGATATACCCCCATACCCCTTAGGACAGGTTTACCATCAGAAATATTAATATGGAATGGTCCATCATGCCCTAATATGATAGTTTGATATATATAATCTGTCGCAACGATTTCACAGAAACTACCACCGACACCAAGAACATCACATATTTTCATGGAAAGTGCTGTTTTCAGGTCTCCTTCCCCAGAGCATGGTACCCCTTTAGATGTAAGGAGTGAATGACCGACAATGAAACCACTTTGTACTTGTTCATAATGGTTGTCATTCTTACCATGATAGTAATATGCTATAGCATCCAAATCATATTGGTCCACCATTTTTTGTTGTGCTACAGCAACCCTTGCTGACCAATTCAACTGTTCATCTGTTGGTTTCTTAGCAAGTGGTTCTGATGGTGAATCCCCACTTATTGTGAAGAACTCATGGATTTCCTTAAGTTTAGCATCTATGTCTTCATCTGTTACTTTCACAAATGATTCATCTAGATCACACATCTCAAGAATCTCTACATGACATCCTGTCTGAGCTTGAATCATAGCAAAATCCGAATACATATCAAGCATACCACTGTAATTGTTTCCAAGGAATCCAAAACGGCTATGTTGCAATGTTCTTTTAACACTTGCAGCTTTTACCCACTCCACAATCTTATGTTTGGCAAGTTTGGCTTCATCTCTCATGTAAGTCACTTCATCTGTCATAGATATTTCAGGTGTTTCGTTCAGTCCAAGAAGACCATTGACAGTCCTATATGGAATACCTGCTCTATGTAAAGCATTCGTTAGTTCCGGTACTGGACAAGCACCACAATGGGCCAACCATTCACCAGTTGTCGTTACACCATAATTCATCTGTGGTGTTGGCTGCAAATTAAGAATAATCACTGGAGCACTGTTTATTTGATGAATAGGTAGAACAGATGATGAAGTGAAGTATGTACCGCTGTGACAGAAAATCAGATCTACATTCTTTTCATTAAACCATTCACCTGCTGCTCTGCCTGAATACTCATCATCTACCATACCATAATTGTAAACTTCAGCATAGTCTTCAATCATTAATCCAATATGTTTTCCATACTCTATCAATCTCTCTCTCAATCCTTCAAACTGATCCCAATACACTTTTAAACCTGCAGTATAGATTCCAACTCTTGCTTTCAGTTTTTTACTTTTCATTTAAATTACCTCCATTATCCTTGTTTGTTATTGTCTTATATTTATAGTATAATCATTATAAGCAAAAGAAACCATCATGTATCTTGCTTATAAATAACAGTATCTTGCGGAGGTATTATGGAATTTAAAGAACGATTCAAAGAAGCATGGACCAGTAGCTCTATCAGATATATCGCAACCCCAAGCCAACGAGCCAAAAATATCTATTATTACATTCAAGAGATCGGATATTTCCAAACATTAAATAATTATTATACCGAACGAGCTGGCCTTAATTCATATCTTCTAATCTATTCTAAATCTGGTAAAGGTCACCTGAAATACCAAGGTAAAACTTATACTATTATACCTGGCGATTTAATATGGATAGATTGTATGGAGCAACATTATTATAGAACTGATGAAAAAGAATTATGGGAAATATCATGGGTACATTTTAATGGTAGTGCTACTAAAGGTTATTACAATCAATTTCGTGAACAACATGGTCCAGTTATACATTTAGATGATAGCACACAAATACCTTTATGGATAAATACCATGTTTCAACTTCATAAAGAGAAAAACCTTCAAAGAGAAGTACTCTGCTCCAATCTATTGACCAACTGCTTAACTGAAATCATGATAAAAGCTTGTACTTATGGAGAATATGTAGATACACCAAAAATTATTTTATCCATTCAAAATTATATTGATCATCATTATACAGAAAAATTATCCCTTGATACTCTTGGTAAAAAATTCGCCCTAAGTAAATATCATTTAGCCAGACTTTATAAAAAATATACTGGTTTTTCACCCATTGATTATCAGATTAGTTTAAGAATAACCACTGCTAAGAAAATGCTTCAATTCACTGATCTAAGTGTTCAATCTATATCTTACGAAGTAGGAATAAAGAATATCAGTCATTTTATTACACTATTTAAAGAAAGAGAAGAAATGACGCCACTACAATTTAGGAAAAAATGGAAATAAATAATGTTTTATCCGAATAATATTAATATTATGAATTAATATCATCTTAAAACTAAATTTTTCTATTATTTGCACATTAGATATTGTTCTATATTTATCTTAGTGTTATTATAAGTAAGGTATTTCGAAATACAACATTTATTATGAGGAGGAATTTAAATTATGAGTAAGATTAATGTACCAAAATTCTTTGTACTAACAGCTGTTTTTCTACTGTTAGGGGCATCATCTGTATATGCTGCATCAGACTATTATTTTGACACTCCAATAGAAATCAATTTCAATTATATTGAAGAATCAGTAAAAGATACTAATAAGATAATGGATATGGAATTTACTGTAGTAGATGATGATAATGTACAAGATGTAATAAAACAAAATATTGACATTCTTAAATTCAACCCATTTAGACTTAGCTTCAGAGATGGGCAATATCTATATATAGTTATAGGATATGGTGAACAAAGAACAGGAGGATATGGTATACAAGTAAATGAATTATACGAATCCCAAGATTGCATTGTAATCTCAACTGAATTATTAAGTCCTGGTGAAGATGATTCTGTTACTATGAATATTACCTATCCATATTTGGTCATAAGGACAAGTGATTTATTCTTGCCAGTTTACTATAAATAAAAACACTTATTTAAGGTAACAGTTTGAATCTCAATATATTACTGGTTTTCAAACTGTTATCCTTTCTTATGTCAATAAATATCCCTAAATATGGCATACCCCTTTATTAAGTTTATGACTTATTATTTTTATTAACTACTTTTATATTGTGTCTCAACCATAGAAGCAAATATTCCTTGTTGTTCTTTCAACTGTGAAGGTGTTCCTGTTTCTTCTATAGAACCGTCTTTGATAACAACGATTTTATCAGCTCCCGAAACCGTTCTCATACGGTGAGCGATAATAAGCACTGTTTTATTTTTT
The sequence above is a segment of the Vallitalea longa genome. Coding sequences within it:
- a CDS encoding YEATS-associated helix-containing protein, whose product is MSYFFKIIIIILLVGIFGGIINYLLNGMKTEKKYVSIFDVELLKCIFVGMGASLLVPLFLNMISSDIIKQAETNDYMLLVFIGFCLIASISSKSFINSISEKILKELGDKVNKIEEDVKPIIQSSLEPDNDTRKNMKGTYDSLDNLEISILKSLENSKYVYRTINGIVKELQENNERIKSNIEKLINKGLIKYKSIKNKNMYYITVKGKECIAHEGIED
- a CDS encoding L-fucose/L-arabinose isomerase family protein; protein product: MKSKKLKARVGIYTAGLKVYWDQFEGLRERLIEYGKHIGLMIEDYAEVYNYGMVDDEYSGRAAGEWFNEKNVDLIFCHSGTYFTSSSVLPIHQINSAPVIILNLQPTPQMNYGVTTTGEWLAHCGACPVPELTNALHRAGIPYRTVNGLLGLNETPEISMTDEVTYMRDEAKLAKHKIVEWVKAASVKRTLQHSRFGFLGNNYSGMLDMYSDFAMIQAQTGCHVEILEMCDLDESFVKVTDEDIDAKLKEIHEFFTISGDSPSEPLAKKPTDEQLNWSARVAVAQQKMVDQYDLDAIAYYYHGKNDNHYEQVQSGFIVGHSLLTSKGVPCSGEGDLKTALSMKICDVLGVGGSFCEIVATDYIYQTIILGHDGPFHINISDGKPVLRGMGVYHGKRGQGVSVEANVIRGPVTMLGTTQTKEGSLKFIISEGEAIKKPILTIGNTQTHIKFSVDPDSYMDKWFNEAPTHHLAMSVGHNAELFKKVACMLNIEYVVI
- a CDS encoding AraC family transcriptional regulator, translated to MEFKERFKEAWTSSSIRYIATPSQRAKNIYYYIQEIGYFQTLNNYYTERAGLNSYLLIYSKSGKGHLKYQGKTYTIIPGDLIWIDCMEQHYYRTDEKELWEISWVHFNGSATKGYYNQFREQHGPVIHLDDSTQIPLWINTMFQLHKEKNLQREVLCSNLLTNCLTEIMIKACTYGEYVDTPKIILSIQNYIDHHYTEKLSLDTLGKKFALSKYHLARLYKKYTGFSPIDYQISLRITTAKKMLQFTDLSVQSISYEVGIKNISHFITLFKEREEMTPLQFRKKWK
- a CDS encoding protease complex subunit PrcB family protein, which encodes MSKINVPKFFVLTAVFLLLGASSVYAASDYYFDTPIEINFNYIEESVKDTNKIMDMEFTVVDDDNVQDVIKQNIDILKFNPFRLSFRDGQYLYIVIGYGEQRTGGYGIQVNELYESQDCIVISTELLSPGEDDSVTMNITYPYLVIRTSDLFLPVYYK